Within Nitrospirota bacterium, the genomic segment TTGGACATGGCGGATTTAAGGAGCTTCTCTACGGGTTTTGCGGCTCTGTAAGGCATAAACCTGAGAGATATGAGGGCATCTCCTGCGCTTTTTCCCTTTATGAGGTCAATCACCCTTCTTACCTTTCTCGGTGTTACCCTTGCATACTTATGGACCGCCCGTGCCTCCACTTACTCCTCCTTTTTGCCTGCACCTGCATGGACCCTAAATGTCCTTGTAGGAGAGAACTCTCCTAACTTATGACCAACCATGTTCTCAGTAACATACACAGGAATGAATTTTCTTCCGTTATGAACTGCAAATGTATAGCCAATAAACTCAGGGATAACAGTGGAGCGCCTCGACCATGTCTTGATTATCTTTTTCTCTCCTGATTCTGCCATGACCGTGACCTTTTTCATAAGCTTCTCATCTACAAACGGGCCTTTTTTAAGTGACCTTGCCATTATTTTCGCCTCTTAACTATGAATTTATCTGTTCTCTTACTGTGTCTTGTCTTTACGCCCTCTACCTTTCCCCATGGAGAGCAGGGAGGTCTTCCGCCAGAGCTTTTGCCCTCTCCGCCTCCAAGCGGATGGTCTATGGGGTTCATTGCAACTCCCCTTACATGGGGTTTGATGCCAAGCCACCTTTTCCTTCCTGCTTTTCCATAAGTTATGTTTTCATGTGCAACATTACTTACCTGACCTATGACTGCCATACACCCGGAGGGAATCAGCCTGACCTCGCCTGAGGAGAGTCTGACCTGAGTGTAGTTTTCCTCTTTTGCTACAACCTGTGCCTGAGCACCTGCGCTTCTTACTATCTTTGCACCTTGGCCGGGCCTTAGCTCTATGTTATGTATAAATGTGCCAAGCGGTATCTCGATTATGGGCATGGCGTTTCCTGTCTTTATATCAATTCCGCTTCCTGAAAGCAAAGCATCTCCTTTTTTAATGCCCTGTGGGGCTATTATATATCTCCTTTCGCCATCTTTATACTTAAGGAGCGATATCATAGCAGACCTGTTTGGGTCATACTCTATTGTCTCGACAACTGCAGAAACTCCCTTTTTGTCTCTCGTAAAATCAATCAGCCTATAAAGCCTCTTATTTCCTCCGCCCCTGTGCCATACAGTCACCCGACCAGAGGAATTTCTACCTCCGGTTCTCTTTAATGGCTTAAGAAGCTGTTTATAGGGCTTGTCCTCTGTTAGCTCCTTATAATCCAGTACAGACTGGAATCTTCTTGCCGGGGATGTCGGTTTATAAGTCTTTATTGCCATTATACACCTTCTATAAAGTCAAGCTTTTCGCCCTTTTTGAGCGTAATTATTGCCTTTTTCCTGTCGGGCTTTTTGCCCTTTGACTTTCCGAGGCTCTTCCACTTGCCCTCTACATGAACCATATTGACCTTTTCCACCTTAACCTTAAATATTTCCTCTATGGCTTTTTTTATGTCAACCTTGTTTACATCCTTATACACCTCAACGAACACCTTGTTCTGGGTCTCCTTGAGGGATGCGCCCTTTTCAGTGAAAAGAGGCTTTTTTATCACAGAATAAATATCCCTCATGCCCTTGCCTCAAGCCTCTTCAGAGCCTCTTCTGTAATCAGCAGTCTTTCGTTTGAAACAACATCATACACATTAATATCATTTACTGTTTTAACATCCACATTAGGTATATTTCTCGATGCTAATCTAATATTAATATTATTTTCGGGAAGAACTATAAGAATGCTTTTGTTAGCCAAATCAAGGTTTTTTATTATATCTACCATGTCCTTTGTCTTAGGGCTTCCTTCAACCTTAAGGTCATTCAAGGCAAGCACCTCGCCATCAGAGAGTTTTCTTGAGAGGGCATAAAAAAGTGCGGATAATCTTGCCTGTTTTGGAATACTGTATGAGTAATCCCGTGGCTGAGGTCCAAAGGTAGTACCTCCTCCTTTCCAAAGTGGAGAGCGGGTACTTCCAGACCTTGCCCTTCCAGTATGTTTTTGCTTCCATGGCTTTTTTCCGCCACCCCTGACAAGCCCCCGTGTTTTTGTTGCATGGGTGCCCTGCCTCTGGTTTGCAAGGTAATTGGCAACTGCCTCATGTAGCAGGCTCTCTTTTCCCTTCAAGCCAAAGACCTTTTCAGAAAGGCTAAGCCTTCCTGTTACTGTATTTGCCTTATCCCTTATATCTATCTCAGGCATTTTTTTAGTCTTCCTTCGTTATCTCTAAAACAGAGTTCTTCGAGCCAGGCACAGAGCCCTTAAGAAGTAATAAGTTTTCCCTTACATCGACGACTGTAAGGCTTTCGGTAGTAACACGCTCAGAGCCCATATGCCCGGGCATTCCCTTGCCTTTCCAGACCCTCGATGGGAATGAGCTTGCCCCTATCGAGCCAGGTGCCCTGTTAAACATCGAGCCATGAGAGCCGGGGCCTCCTTTATAACCATGCCTTTTCATTACTCCCTGAAAACCCTTTCCTTTTGA encodes:
- the rplV gene encoding 50S ribosomal protein L22, with protein sequence MEARAVHKYARVTPRKVRRVIDLIKGKSAGDALISLRFMPYRAAKPVEKLLKSAMSNAEQKKAADAEKLIVSKAFVDEGPSMKRMFPRAMGRTNIIRKRTSHITLYLEGD
- the rpsS gene encoding 30S ribosomal protein S19, which codes for MARSLKKGPFVDEKLMKKVTVMAESGEKKIIKTWSRRSTVIPEFIGYTFAVHNGRKFIPVYVTENMVGHKLGEFSPTRTFRVHAGAGKKEE
- the rplB gene encoding 50S ribosomal protein L2, giving the protein MAIKTYKPTSPARRFQSVLDYKELTEDKPYKQLLKPLKRTGGRNSSGRVTVWHRGGGNKRLYRLIDFTRDKKGVSAVVETIEYDPNRSAMISLLKYKDGERRYIIAPQGIKKGDALLSGSGIDIKTGNAMPIIEIPLGTFIHNIELRPGQGAKIVRSAGAQAQVVAKEENYTQVRLSSGEVRLIPSGCMAVIGQVSNVAHENITYGKAGRKRWLGIKPHVRGVAMNPIDHPLGGGEGKSSGGRPPCSPWGKVEGVKTRHSKRTDKFIVKRRK
- the rplW gene encoding 50S ribosomal protein L23 codes for the protein MRDIYSVIKKPLFTEKGASLKETQNKVFVEVYKDVNKVDIKKAIEEIFKVKVEKVNMVHVEGKWKSLGKSKGKKPDRKKAIITLKKGEKLDFIEGV
- the rplD gene encoding 50S ribosomal protein L4 is translated as MPEIDIRDKANTVTGRLSLSEKVFGLKGKESLLHEAVANYLANQRQGTHATKTRGLVRGGGKKPWKQKHTGRARSGSTRSPLWKGGGTTFGPQPRDYSYSIPKQARLSALFYALSRKLSDGEVLALNDLKVEGSPKTKDMVDIIKNLDLANKSILIVLPENNINIRLASRNIPNVDVKTVNDINVYDVVSNERLLITEEALKRLEARA